The proteins below are encoded in one region of Oenanthe melanoleuca isolate GR-GAL-2019-014 chromosome 4A, OMel1.0, whole genome shotgun sequence:
- the GLA gene encoding LOW QUALITY PROTEIN: alpha-galactosidase A (The sequence of the model RefSeq protein was modified relative to this genomic sequence to represent the inferred CDS: inserted 1 base in 1 codon) produces the protein MSASLPVIGGGDRRRSSPIGSAFSPARQHPGDWPPALSITRQYRGAAMAARWMLRWVAAAAAAVAAALALDNGLARTPPMGWLHWERFLCGTDCAADPRRCVSEQLFVEMADRMAAEGWRDAGYEFICIDDCWMAPTRDEQGRLRADPRRFPGGIRRLADYVHSKGLKLGIYSDVGNKTCAGFPGSYNYYDLDAQTFASWGVDLLKFDGCNSESLELLAEGYRRMSLALNRTGXSIVYSCEWPFYLRPVQQPNYTEIKQYCNHWRNFYDVYDSWSSIKSILDWTALHQDTIVKIAGPGGWNDPDMLVIGNFGLSWDQSVTQMAMWAIMAAPLFMSNDLRHISPEAKCLLQNKEVIAINQDPLGKQGYQLIKDKNFQLWERPLSGRAYAVAVLNQQEIGGPQNFTFSLTFLGNGLACNPACSIQQVLPASRDWGVYSWISTLSVEVNPTGTVLLKVLPL, from the exons ATGAGCGCCTCGCTGCCCGTGATTGGCGGCGGGGACAGGCGGCGCAGCTCCCCGATTGGTTCCGCGTTCAGCCCTGCCCGCCAACACCCCGGGGATTGGCCACCCGCGCTGTCCATCACGCGGCAGTACCGCGGCGCGGCGATGGCGGCACGGTGGATGCTGCGCTGGGtcgcggcggcggcggccgcggtgGCGGCGGCGCTGGCGCTGGACAACGGCCTGGCGCGGACACCGCCCATGGgctggctgcactgggagcGCTTCCTCTGCGGCACCGACTGCGCCGCCGACCCGCGCCGCTGCGTCAG CGAGCAGCTGTTCGTGGAGATGGCTGACAGGATGGCTGCCGAGGGCTGGAGGGACGCCGGCTACGAGTTCATCTGCATTGACGACTGCTGGATGGCCCCGACGCGGGACGAGCAGGGCAGGCTGCGGGCGGACCCCAGGCGGTTCCCCGGCGGGATCCGCAGGCTCGCCGACTAC GTCCACTCCAAGGGTCTGAAGCTGGGAATCTACAGCGATGTTGGGAACAAGACGTGTGCTGGCTTCCCTGGCAGCTACAACTACTATGACCTGGATGCCCAGACATTTGCTTCCTGGGGTGTGGACCTGCTCAAATTTGATGGCTGCAACTCTGagtcactggagctgctggcagaag GATACAGGCGCATGTCTCTGGCCCTGAACAGGACTG GGAGCATTGTGTACTCCTGTGAGTGGCCTTTCTACCTGAGGCCTGTGCAGCAG CCCAATTACACAGAGATCAAACAGTACTGCAATCACTGGAGGAACTTCTATGATGTCTATGATTCCTGGAGCAGCATCAAGAGTATCTTAGACTGGACAGCACTTCACCAGGACACCATTGTGAAGATAGCTGGGCCAGGGGGCTGGAATGATCCGGACATG CTGGTGATTGGAAActttgggctgagctgggaccaGTCAGTGACTCAGATGGCCATGTGGGCCATCATGGCTGCTCCCCTCTTCATGTCCAACGACCTGAGGCACATCAGTCCTGAGGCCAAGTGTCTGCTCCAGAACAAAGAGGTGATTGCCATCAACCAGGATCCACTGGGCAAGCAGGGATACCAGCTCATCAAG GACAAGAACTTCCAGCTGTGGGAGCGGCCCCTGTCTGGCCGAGCCTACGCTGTGGCCGTGCTGAACCAGCAGGAGATTGGAGGACCCCAGAATTTCACCTTCTCCCTCACCTTCCTGGGCAATGGGCTGGCCTGCAACCCAGCCTGCTCCATCCAACAggtgctgccagccagcagggactggggcGTTTACAGCTGGATCTCCACCCTCAGCGTGGAGGTGAACCCCACAGGCACTGTGCTGCTCAAAGTCCTGCCACTATAG
- the RPL36A gene encoding 60S ribosomal protein L36a, which yields MRPPDFQTFRTEEGRRSHGPRPGHTPGAGPGLPPWLPPRSPPPPGGAVSPARPASSSLWFPPHIHFRFRSAPPLRAAAAAKMVNVPKTRRTYCKKCGKHQPHKVTQYKKGKDSLYAQGKRRYDRKQSGYGGQTKPIFRKKAKTTKKIVLRLECVEPNCRSKRMLAIKRCKHFELGGDKKRKGQVIQF from the exons ATGCGACCGCCCGACTTTCAAACCTTCAGAACAGAGGAGGGGCGAAG ATCCCACGGCCCCCGCCCCGGTCACACCCCCGGTGCCGGACCCGGCCTCCCGCCATGGCTGCCGCCCCGCTCTCCTCCACCGCCAGGGGGCGCCGTGAGCCCTGCCCGCCCCGCGAGCTCCTCTCTATGGTTCCCACCTCACATTCACTTCCGCTTCCGGTCAGCGCCTCCTCTCCGGGCCGCCGCTGCCGCCAAGATG gTGAACGTGCCGAAAACCCGCCGGACCTACTGCAAGAAATGCGGCAAGCACCAGCCGCACAAGGTCACGCAGTACAAGAAGGGGAAGGACTCGCTCTACGCGCAGG gaaaacgGCGCTATGATCGGAAGCAGAGTGGCTATGGGGGCCAGACGAAGCCCATCTTCCGTAAAAAG gCCAAGACCACCAAGAAGATTGTGCTGAGGCTGGAGTGTGTGGAGCCCAACTGCAGGTCCAAGAGGATGCTGGCAATTAAGAGGTGCAAGCACTttgagctgggaggagacaaGAAGAGAAAG GGCCAGGTGATCCAGTTCTGA